The proteins below are encoded in one region of Rana temporaria chromosome 2, aRanTem1.1, whole genome shotgun sequence:
- the IL10 gene encoding interleukin-10, translated as MNYFYCFLLLIFTCSKEAVCQSGDTEGSCQRAINIFPAKLKDLRTTFQKVRDYFQLKDDELDTILLENSLLQDFKSSIGCQTVTEMIRFYLEDVLPHAQEGSIVIERNVNFMKDKLLDLKQTMKRCQHFLPCDRKSKAIKQIKEKYNKLKNQGIYKAVGEFDIFINYIEEYLISRKK; from the exons ATGaactatttttattgttttcttttgctCATTTTTACCTGCAGTAAGGAGGCAGTGTGTCAAAGTGGAGATACTGAAGGAAGTTGTCAGCGGGCTATAAATATATTCCCTGCTAAACTGAAAGATCTCAGAACCACATTCCAGAAAGTGAGAGACTATTTT cAATTGAAGGATGATGAATTGGATACCATATTACTTGAAAATAGTTTATTACAGGacttcaag AGTTCTATTGGATGCCAGACTGTAACTGAAATGATTCGATTCTACCTAGAGGATGTCCTACCACATGCACAAGAGGGCAGTATTGTCATTGAAAGAAATGTGAATTTCATGAAGGACAAATTGCTAGACCTAAAACAGACCATGAAACGATGT CAACACTTTTTACCATGTGACAGAAAAAGCAAGGCCATCAAGCAGATCAAGGAAAAATATAACAAG ttAAAGAATCAAGGTATCTACAAGGCCGTTGGAGAATTTGACATCTTTATCAATTACATTGAGGAATACCTTATTTCCAGAAAGAAATAG